Proteins co-encoded in one Sebastes fasciatus isolate fSebFas1 chromosome 11, fSebFas1.pri, whole genome shotgun sequence genomic window:
- the LOC141776847 gene encoding neuromedin-U receptor 1-like yields the protein MNCSLAALFTNGAAVSSDVGCPEAAVVCGMNISWVLANATAQELNVLCLSEAEYLAGHLGPPRSPIFLPICVTYLAIFVVGVLGNSLTCTVILRHRVMQTPTNYYLLSLAASDLLVLLLGMPLELYDMWQNYPFLLGKGGCYFKIFLFETVCFASILNVTALSIERYVAVVHPLKVKHMATRAHVKRVIFILWVMSMLCAVPNTSVHGIVVLPPWFGRQFPRSTICHVNQPTWMYNLIILISTLAFFMLPMLIISVLYLLIGLRLHSEKMMTVVDARFGPERLSRSHEQKLRKRNLQVTKMLCVLVVVFGLCWAPFHVDRLMWSYIDPLSGQHLQVFEHVHVVSGVFFYLSSAINPILYNLMSTKFREMFSHVTCYSHRWSVSSSLQMTQRSTLSEKTPDSMRST from the exons ATGAACTGCTCCCTCGCTGCTCTTTTCACAAATGGCGCCGCAGTTTCCAGTGATGTGGGCTGCCCCGAGGCTGCTGTGGTGTGTGGGATGAATATCTCCTGGGTGTTGGCTAACGCTACCGCACAAGAGCTGAACGTCTTGTGCTTGAGCGAGGCGGAGTACCTGGCCGGGCACCTGGGGCCTCCGAGGTCCCCCATCTTCCTCCCCATCTGCGTCACCTACCTCGCCATCTTCGTGGTGGGCGTACTGGGCAATTCTCTCACCTGCACGGTCATTTTGCGCCACAGGGTGATGCAGACGCCCACCAACTACTACCTGCTGAGCCTGGCGGCGTCTgacctgctggtgctgctgctgggcaTGCCGTTGGAGCTCTACGACATGTGGCAGAACTACCCCTTCCTGCTTGGGAAGGGGGGTTGCTACTTCAAAATCTTCCTGTTTGAGACCGTCTGCTTCGCCTCCATCCTCAACGTGACGGCGCTCAGCATAGAGCGCTACGTGGCGGTGGTGCACCCCCTCAAAGTCAAACACATGGCCACGCGCGCTCACGTCAAGAGGGTCATCTTCATACTGTGGGTGATGTCCATGCTGTGTGCCGTGCCAAACACCAGCGTGCATGGGATTGTGGTGCTGCCTCCATGGTTTGGACGACAGTTTCCCCGTTCAACTATCTGTC ACGTGAATCAGCCCACCTGGATGTACAACCTGATCATCCTGATTTCCACGCTGGCCTTCTTCATGCTCCCCATGCTGATAATTAGCGTTCTTTACCTGCTCATCGGCTTACGGCTGCACAGCGAGAAGATGATGACTGTGGTGGACGCCAGATTTGGACCGGAAAGACTCTCCAGGTCCCACGAACAGAAACTGAGAAAACGCAACCTGCAAGTCACCAAAATGCTGT GTGTGCTGGTGGTCGTGTTCGGCCTTTGCTGGGCTCCCTTCCATGTGGACCGCTTGATGTGGAGCTACATCGATCCCTTGTCCGGGCAGCACCTCCAGGTCTTTGAGCACGTCCACGTCGTTTCCGGAGTCTTCTTCTACCTGAGCTCTGCCATCAACCCCATCCTCTACAACCTCATGTCCACGAAGTTCAGAGAAATGTTCAGTCACGTCACTTGCTATTCTCACCGCTGGTCGGTGAGCTCCAGCTTGCAGATGACCCAACGCAGCACCTTGAGCGAGAAGACGCCCGATAGTATGAGGAGTACTTAG